TGATCGCCAGGCAAATGCGCATGCCGGGGCCGAGCCAGTATTCCTTGCCCAATGGCCGGGGTTCGACCGGATTACCATCGAGCGCGTAGATCTTCGCTTCAACGCCCGGAATGTTGATGCGATAGGTCAGGGTGTTGTCGAGGTTGAGCAAACGCACCCGAGTGATCTGCCCGGCCGGCAAATCAATCACCGGCAACGGCACACCATTGATCGTCGACAGGCGCCCGGCGGTGCCGCCACGGGCTGCTTCGCGCGGGATGCTGAATTCGACGAACTGGCCTTGCTCGTCGACATGCCAGTTCTTCAGGCTGAGGGTTTTCTCGTACTTGAAACCGGTGGGCTCGCGCTCTTCGATGATCAGCGGCCCGACCAGCCCGCGTCCGAGTTCTTCGCTGCTGCTGACATGCGGGTGATACCAGTAGCTGCCGGCGTCCGGCACGCGGAATTTGTAGTCGAAATACTCGCCCGGCAGCACCGGCAGTTGCGACACATAAGGCACGCCATCCATTTCCAGCGGCAGGCGGATGCCATGCCAATGAATGGTGGTCGCCATCGGCAAGTGATTGATGAAACGCACCCGCAGCCATTCGCCCTGACGCACGCGCAACTCGGTGCCCGGCGCCGACGGGCCGAATGCCCAGGCCTCGGTCTTGTGTCCCGGCACCAGCTCGACGTCGAGCGGCGCGGCGATCAGTTCATAGTCGTGGCCGGCCTCGGCGTCGGCCATCTTGCCCAGCCAGTAACGCGAAGCGCCTCCCGCGCCCACGCCAACGACAACAAGACCGGCCAGGCCACCGAGAATTTGGCGACGGGTAAAGGACATGAACTCAACTACCTCACGTATCAGCGACAGACCCCGAGGGATCCGCAAAAAGGCGAATACGATACACCCGCAGTTGAGAAACAGTAAGGGCGACCTGCGGCCGCACGTCTTGTCAGCCTTGCGCGCGCAGCCCGGTAATCAGGTGCAACACGCCGTCACCAAGCGGCATGACGCCCGCCACACCGGCCACATTCAGCGCCTGACGGTCAACTCGCGCCTCGTCATGCAGCGCCACCCGCACCCGGGTCAATGCCACAGGCTGCTGCGACTTGAGGTTATCCACACCGCCCAACGCCGCAATGATCTCTGCGCTCAAGCCCGCAACCGGATCGACGGCGACTTTCACCTCATCCGCAACCAGATCCGGCGTCAATGCTTTCCAGAATGCCTGCTGCAATTTGTCGAACATGTTCAATCCTCCATTACCGGCAAGCCATCGACTTTCACCTCATGAAAT
This genomic interval from Pseudomonas koreensis contains the following:
- a CDS encoding multicopper oxidase family protein — protein: MSFTRRQILGGLAGLVVVGVGAGGASRYWLGKMADAEAGHDYELIAAPLDVELVPGHKTEAWAFGPSAPGTELRVRQGEWLRVRFINHLPMATTIHWHGIRLPLEMDGVPYVSQLPVLPGEYFDYKFRVPDAGSYWYHPHVSSSEELGRGLVGPLIIEEREPTGFKYEKTLSLKNWHVDEQGQFVEFSIPREAARGGTAGRLSTINGVPLPVIDLPAGQITRVRLLNLDNTLTYRINIPGVEAKIYALDGNPVEPRPLGKEYWLGPGMRICLAIKAPAAGEELSLRNGPVRLGTLRSVANTDAPTDWPKALPANPVAEPDLANAEKLNFNFEWVGSVSVNVDNGKPPSLWQINGKAWDITDKTCADRPIASLKLGQSYIFELKNMTQYQHPIHLHGMSFKVIASNRHKVVPYFTDTYLLGKNERAQVALVADNPGVWMFHCHVIDHMETGLMAAIEVK
- a CDS encoding PTS transporter subunit EIIB — encoded protein: MFDKLQQAFWKALTPDLVADEVKVAVDPVAGLSAEIIAALGGVDNLKSQQPVALTRVRVALHDEARVDRQALNVAGVAGVMPLGDGVLHLITGLRAQG